The Sporosarcina sp. Marseille-Q4943 genome includes the window TTATGTATATAAAAAGCAAGGAATTGATTTGAAAAGCAAATCGGCTAGCCAGCAATCTCAAGTCGGGACTGCCGTTCTGAAATCCAATCTTAAAAAAGGAGACCTTCTCTTCTTCTCTTTGGATAATAAAAGAACTCGCATCACCCAAACGGGCATTTATATCGGAGGTAACCAATTTATTAGCCTTTCCACTTCCGGCAAGGTTGTAACGCAAAGCCTATCCTCTACGTGGGCAACGCAAAACTTCATGAAAGCGCGTCGCGTCCTTTCAAACTGAATAAGAATAGAAGAAGCATCTTAACGTCGTAACGTTGGATGCTTCTTTTCCATTTTATTGTTTCAACGACCTAGCAAATTCTATCATTCCGCGACTCGACATCGGTCCTTTGATCAGCACAATCGACTGATCATCGAATAAATGATCCAACCGATTTCCGATGTCGCCTACATCCTTGAACATTCTTATATTCGCGGTGCTTCCATCCCGCATTGCCTGTCTTGCAATTTCTTCCGCCTTTTTACCGATTGTGATCAGTGCATGGATGTTCCTCTCCGCGACCATGCTACCGATTTCCCGGTGGTATTTCTTTTCGAAATTCCCAAGCCTGTTTATATCCCCTAATATGAGAATGACCTTTTTCCCTTTGCCAATTGAATCAAGCACTTTCAATGCCGCTTCCACTGACGTTGGGTTGTTTGTCCACGTATCATCGATAATTGTGCTGCCATTTTTCCCCTTTGAAAACTCCAAATGCCTATCCATCGTTTCATACGTTGTCAGACGGGAAATCGCGATTTTTAAATCCATTCCTATTTCATGGACCGCAGCCAACGCCGCAAGCGCATTGCTTACTTGGTGCTCCCCGTACCCTGGAACAAAGGCGCTATATTCCTCGGGACCCACATGGAGGACGAAATCCATTCCGGTTTCTCCGTAAGTGATTCGGGAAGCTCTGAAATCTGATTTTGCATCCTTGCCAAAATAGACGATTTTGCCTTTGAAATTATGGATCTTCAACTTTTTACTGTTCTGATCATCCGCATTTAATAGTAAGGTGCCGCCATCCCTAATGCCTCCGATGATTTCTTCTTTCGCTTTAATATAT containing:
- the murF gene encoding UDP-N-acetylmuramoyl-tripeptide--D-alanyl-D-alanine ligase; translated protein: MKPIAVNDIRKVIGGKIITGPVNWKVEDAIYYTRHDHTRRNSLLFARRGDSINWVAIDKKGPSLVITDKSSINVKEVLPNTTVMQVSSLVQSYWKFINYYRNQFQIPVVTITGTCGKTTTKDMIKHMLSAIWNVHASVSSKNEPRRSFPYLMGIDEHTEAAVFEHGLGNSGNIKHQCMIYQPTIGIITNIGVHHLDGCVNMEGYIKAKEEIIGGIRDGGTLLLNADDQNSKKLKIHNFKGKIVYFGKDAKSDFRASRITYGETGMDFVLHVGPEEYSAFVPGYGEHQVSNALAALAAVHEIGMDLKIAISRLTTYETMDRHLEFSKGKNGSTIIDDTWTNNPTSVEAALKVLDSIGKGKKVILILGDINRLGNFEKKYHREIGSMVAERNIHALITIGKKAEEIARQAMRDGSTANIRMFKDVGDIGNRLDHLFDDQSIVLIKGPMSSRGMIEFARSLKQ